A window of Hemibagrus wyckioides isolate EC202008001 linkage group LG03, SWU_Hwy_1.0, whole genome shotgun sequence contains these coding sequences:
- the rtn1a gene encoding reticulon-1a isoform X1: MSGTGEPHGEERERPGPRFGRMHEGEEEGEGVHGKKKEAEIEEEEEEEEEKMKALKQTCPGDAARGGTCVAMETASSDSVSNLFLNSSSDRSDLYTSLLSSNCSSSNPFSGSVPLFSSEDDRSPLAPLGSDSGIGMTPADPGDLHPQKSDPYNYMDMSDDLHDLGNRSNTGSIQQPIRSLTDPDDAAAADGSMDVKEMMEKEAFDLGSYLEKSPENLAVKGDLGNTFPYVEDQSDEELLENRPRTASPVKITVTTDSCILATEQTRGGVSERESVLSLGKEGVPTVTLSEPEDDSAASSVNHSPNHSPTGRESPSDFLFQPVGMKCVNNSSLYQDTKGPTKSSSRFGMRDSGESGDSEAEPDSPRREKQFIARDRAGNLFETTGGGVQVKQSNKGRSNHLFEGSVNTKGDHVQHGNPPLYSLLREEREAELDSDLLIESASEESPKREQVVKCTLKPHSPPSSPPPVSSAVSPPLKQEVKEEKEEKEEKPSAAPREESNTQSQQQEDKMSPKPMPAAMPSFEQRTLEDGGNKNTIISTEKKRDAEEAELLLFLHTFDKQKVVELLHWRDVRKTAVLFSSVLLLLFSLTQFSVVSVMAYLALAALSTTISFRVYKSVLQAVQKTDDGHPFKAYLEQEISLSPEQISKYVEKVQLYLNYTLKELRRLFLVQDLIDSLKFAVLMWLLTYVGALFNGLTLLILVVVCVFTVPLVYEKYQKQIDQYLGLVRTQVNSVMTKLREKVPGAKRKDE, encoded by the exons atgtccGGGACCGGAGAACCGCACGGAGAGGAGCGCGAGCGGCCCGGGCCGCGTTTCGGTCGGATGCacgagggagaggaagagggggaGGGTGTGCACGGTAAAAAGAAGGAGGCTGAAatagaagaggaggaggaagaggaagaagagaagatgaaGGCGCTGAAACAGACCTGTCCGGGTGATGCGGCGCGCGGAGGAACTTGCGTTGCCATGGAAACTGCATCCTCAG actcagTGTCTAATCTGTTCCTGAACTCGTCCTCAGATCGTAGTGACCTCTACacctccctcctctcctctaaCTGCTCGTCCTCAAACCCGTTCAGTGGCAGCGTTCCGCTCTTCTCCTCTGAGGATGATCGTTCTCCTCTCGCTCCTCTGGGAAGTGACTCTGGAATTGGGATGACCCCCGCTGACCCCGGCGACCTCCACCCCCAAAAAAGCGATCCCTACAACTACATGGATATGAGTGACGACCTGCATGACCTCGGTAATCGTAGTAACACTGGGTCAATACAGCAGCCAATAAGGAGCCTCACAGATCctgatgatgctgctgctgctgatggctCTATGGATGTTAAGGAGATGATGGAGAAGGAGGCATTTGATTTAGGAAGCTACCTGGAGAAGAGTCCTGAAAACCTGGCAGTAAAGGGAGACTTGGGAAACACCTTCCCATATGTAGAGGACCAATCAGATGAGGAGTTACTGGAGAACAGACCACGCACCGCCAGTCCAGTGAAGATCACCGTAACAACAGATTCCTGTATCCTAGCAACCGAGCAAACAAGAGGGGGAGTGTCTGAGAGGGAAAGCGTGCTGAGCTTGGGAAAGGAAGGCGTTCCCACGGTAACACTGTCTGAACCAGAGGATGACAGTGCTGCTTCCTCTGTCAATCATTCCCCTAACCACTCCCCCACAG GTCGAGAGTCGCCCTCAGATTTCTTGTTCCAGCCTGTAGGAATGAAGTGTGTGAACAACAGCAGCCTCTACCAGGACACCAAGGGCCCTACAAAATCCTCATCACGATTCGGGATGCGGGACAGTGGAGAATCCGGAGACTCCGAAGCCGAGCCCGATTCCCCAAGACGTGAAAAGCAGTTCATTGCCAGAGACAGAGCTGGCAACCTGTTTGAGACGACAGGTGGAGGTGTGCAGGTGAAACAAAGCAACAAGGGAAGATCTAACCATCTGTTCGAGGGGTCCGTGAACACAAAGGGGGACCATGTGCAACATGGCAACCCTCCGCTTTACAGCCTGCTGCGTGAAGAGAGGGAGGCAGAGCTAGACAGCGACCTGCTCATCGAGTCTGCTTCTGAGGAGAGCCCCAAGAGGGAGCAGGTGGTGAAGTGCACCCTAAAACCGCACTCGCCTCCGAGCTCACCTCCGCCTGTGAGCAGCGCCGTGTCTCCGCctctgaaacaggaagtaaaggaagaaaaggaagaaaaggaggaaaagcCCAGTGCTGCACCAAGAGAGGAATCCAACACTCAGTCACAACAACAGGAAGATAAAATGTCCCCTAAACCCATGCCTGCAGCCATGCCGTCTTTTGAACAGCGCACTCTAGAGGATGGAGGAAATAAAAACACGATCAttagcactgaaaaaaaaagggacGCTGAAGAGGCGGAGCTGCTGCTCTTCCTGCACACCTTCGACAAACAGAAAG TGGTGGAGCTGCTGCACTGGCGGGATGTGAGGAAGACGGCCGTGTTGTTCAGCAGTGTGTTGCTGCTGCTCTTCTCTCTGACTCAGTTCAGCGTGGTGAGTGTGATGGCGTACCTCGCCCTTGCCGCTctctccaccaccatcagctTCAGAGTGTACAAGTCCGTGCTGCAGGCCGTGCAGAAGACTGACGATGGACACCCATTCaa GGCGTATCTGGAGCaggagatctctctctctcctgagcaGATCAGTAAATATGTGGAGAAAGTGCAGCTCTATCTGAATTACACACTGAAGGAGCTGCGAAGGCTTTTCCTCGTGCAGGACCTGATCGACTCTTTAAAG ttcgcAGTGTTGATGTGGCTGCTGACATACGTTGGCGCTCTGTTTAACGGCCTCACTCTGCTAATTCTGg ttgtggtgtgtgtgttcacagtgcCACTGGTGTACGAGAAATATCAG aaACAGATAGATCAGTACCTGGGACTAGTGAGAACTCAGGTGAACTCTGTAATGACAAA actgagGGAGAAGGTTCCTGGAGCCAAGAGGAAGGATGAGTAA
- the rtn1a gene encoding reticulon-1a isoform X2, which yields MSGTGEPHGEERERPGPRFGRMHEGEEEGEGVHGKKKEAEIEEEEEEEEEKMKALKQTCPGDAARGGTCVAMETASSDRSDLYTSLLSSNCSSSNPFSGSVPLFSSEDDRSPLAPLGSDSGIGMTPADPGDLHPQKSDPYNYMDMSDDLHDLGNRSNTGSIQQPIRSLTDPDDAAAADGSMDVKEMMEKEAFDLGSYLEKSPENLAVKGDLGNTFPYVEDQSDEELLENRPRTASPVKITVTTDSCILATEQTRGGVSERESVLSLGKEGVPTVTLSEPEDDSAASSVNHSPNHSPTGRESPSDFLFQPVGMKCVNNSSLYQDTKGPTKSSSRFGMRDSGESGDSEAEPDSPRREKQFIARDRAGNLFETTGGGVQVKQSNKGRSNHLFEGSVNTKGDHVQHGNPPLYSLLREEREAELDSDLLIESASEESPKREQVVKCTLKPHSPPSSPPPVSSAVSPPLKQEVKEEKEEKEEKPSAAPREESNTQSQQQEDKMSPKPMPAAMPSFEQRTLEDGGNKNTIISTEKKRDAEEAELLLFLHTFDKQKVVELLHWRDVRKTAVLFSSVLLLLFSLTQFSVVSVMAYLALAALSTTISFRVYKSVLQAVQKTDDGHPFKAYLEQEISLSPEQISKYVEKVQLYLNYTLKELRRLFLVQDLIDSLKFAVLMWLLTYVGALFNGLTLLILVVVCVFTVPLVYEKYQKQIDQYLGLVRTQVNSVMTKLREKVPGAKRKDE from the exons atgtccGGGACCGGAGAACCGCACGGAGAGGAGCGCGAGCGGCCCGGGCCGCGTTTCGGTCGGATGCacgagggagaggaagagggggaGGGTGTGCACGGTAAAAAGAAGGAGGCTGAAatagaagaggaggaggaagaggaagaagagaagatgaaGGCGCTGAAACAGACCTGTCCGGGTGATGCGGCGCGCGGAGGAACTTGCGTTGCCATGGAAACTGCATCCTCAG ATCGTAGTGACCTCTACacctccctcctctcctctaaCTGCTCGTCCTCAAACCCGTTCAGTGGCAGCGTTCCGCTCTTCTCCTCTGAGGATGATCGTTCTCCTCTCGCTCCTCTGGGAAGTGACTCTGGAATTGGGATGACCCCCGCTGACCCCGGCGACCTCCACCCCCAAAAAAGCGATCCCTACAACTACATGGATATGAGTGACGACCTGCATGACCTCGGTAATCGTAGTAACACTGGGTCAATACAGCAGCCAATAAGGAGCCTCACAGATCctgatgatgctgctgctgctgatggctCTATGGATGTTAAGGAGATGATGGAGAAGGAGGCATTTGATTTAGGAAGCTACCTGGAGAAGAGTCCTGAAAACCTGGCAGTAAAGGGAGACTTGGGAAACACCTTCCCATATGTAGAGGACCAATCAGATGAGGAGTTACTGGAGAACAGACCACGCACCGCCAGTCCAGTGAAGATCACCGTAACAACAGATTCCTGTATCCTAGCAACCGAGCAAACAAGAGGGGGAGTGTCTGAGAGGGAAAGCGTGCTGAGCTTGGGAAAGGAAGGCGTTCCCACGGTAACACTGTCTGAACCAGAGGATGACAGTGCTGCTTCCTCTGTCAATCATTCCCCTAACCACTCCCCCACAG GTCGAGAGTCGCCCTCAGATTTCTTGTTCCAGCCTGTAGGAATGAAGTGTGTGAACAACAGCAGCCTCTACCAGGACACCAAGGGCCCTACAAAATCCTCATCACGATTCGGGATGCGGGACAGTGGAGAATCCGGAGACTCCGAAGCCGAGCCCGATTCCCCAAGACGTGAAAAGCAGTTCATTGCCAGAGACAGAGCTGGCAACCTGTTTGAGACGACAGGTGGAGGTGTGCAGGTGAAACAAAGCAACAAGGGAAGATCTAACCATCTGTTCGAGGGGTCCGTGAACACAAAGGGGGACCATGTGCAACATGGCAACCCTCCGCTTTACAGCCTGCTGCGTGAAGAGAGGGAGGCAGAGCTAGACAGCGACCTGCTCATCGAGTCTGCTTCTGAGGAGAGCCCCAAGAGGGAGCAGGTGGTGAAGTGCACCCTAAAACCGCACTCGCCTCCGAGCTCACCTCCGCCTGTGAGCAGCGCCGTGTCTCCGCctctgaaacaggaagtaaaggaagaaaaggaagaaaaggaggaaaagcCCAGTGCTGCACCAAGAGAGGAATCCAACACTCAGTCACAACAACAGGAAGATAAAATGTCCCCTAAACCCATGCCTGCAGCCATGCCGTCTTTTGAACAGCGCACTCTAGAGGATGGAGGAAATAAAAACACGATCAttagcactgaaaaaaaaagggacGCTGAAGAGGCGGAGCTGCTGCTCTTCCTGCACACCTTCGACAAACAGAAAG TGGTGGAGCTGCTGCACTGGCGGGATGTGAGGAAGACGGCCGTGTTGTTCAGCAGTGTGTTGCTGCTGCTCTTCTCTCTGACTCAGTTCAGCGTGGTGAGTGTGATGGCGTACCTCGCCCTTGCCGCTctctccaccaccatcagctTCAGAGTGTACAAGTCCGTGCTGCAGGCCGTGCAGAAGACTGACGATGGACACCCATTCaa GGCGTATCTGGAGCaggagatctctctctctcctgagcaGATCAGTAAATATGTGGAGAAAGTGCAGCTCTATCTGAATTACACACTGAAGGAGCTGCGAAGGCTTTTCCTCGTGCAGGACCTGATCGACTCTTTAAAG ttcgcAGTGTTGATGTGGCTGCTGACATACGTTGGCGCTCTGTTTAACGGCCTCACTCTGCTAATTCTGg ttgtggtgtgtgtgttcacagtgcCACTGGTGTACGAGAAATATCAG aaACAGATAGATCAGTACCTGGGACTAGTGAGAACTCAGGTGAACTCTGTAATGACAAA actgagGGAGAAGGTTCCTGGAGCCAAGAGGAAGGATGAGTAA
- the rtn1a gene encoding reticulon-1a isoform X4, with protein sequence MDCGKKECPWSGWKGHVVELLHWRDVRKTAVLFSSVLLLLFSLTQFSVVSVMAYLALAALSTTISFRVYKSVLQAVQKTDDGHPFKAYLEQEISLSPEQISKYVEKVQLYLNYTLKELRRLFLVQDLIDSLKFAVLMWLLTYVGALFNGLTLLILVVVCVFTVPLVYEKYQKQIDQYLGLVRTQVNSVMTKLREKVPGAKRKDE encoded by the exons ATGGATTGTGGGAAGAAGGAGTGTCCGTGGAGCGGATGGAAAGGCCacg TGGTGGAGCTGCTGCACTGGCGGGATGTGAGGAAGACGGCCGTGTTGTTCAGCAGTGTGTTGCTGCTGCTCTTCTCTCTGACTCAGTTCAGCGTGGTGAGTGTGATGGCGTACCTCGCCCTTGCCGCTctctccaccaccatcagctTCAGAGTGTACAAGTCCGTGCTGCAGGCCGTGCAGAAGACTGACGATGGACACCCATTCaa GGCGTATCTGGAGCaggagatctctctctctcctgagcaGATCAGTAAATATGTGGAGAAAGTGCAGCTCTATCTGAATTACACACTGAAGGAGCTGCGAAGGCTTTTCCTCGTGCAGGACCTGATCGACTCTTTAAAG ttcgcAGTGTTGATGTGGCTGCTGACATACGTTGGCGCTCTGTTTAACGGCCTCACTCTGCTAATTCTGg ttgtggtgtgtgtgttcacagtgcCACTGGTGTACGAGAAATATCAG aaACAGATAGATCAGTACCTGGGACTAGTGAGAACTCAGGTGAACTCTGTAATGACAAA actgagGGAGAAGGTTCCTGGAGCCAAGAGGAAGGATGAGTAA
- the rtn1a gene encoding reticulon-1a isoform X3 — protein MGGTVVELLHWRDVRKTAVLFSSVLLLLFSLTQFSVVSVMAYLALAALSTTISFRVYKSVLQAVQKTDDGHPFKAYLEQEISLSPEQISKYVEKVQLYLNYTLKELRRLFLVQDLIDSLKFAVLMWLLTYVGALFNGLTLLILVVVCVFTVPLVYEKYQKQIDQYLGLVRTQVNSVMTKLREKVPGAKRKDE, from the exons ATGGGTGGTACAG TGGTGGAGCTGCTGCACTGGCGGGATGTGAGGAAGACGGCCGTGTTGTTCAGCAGTGTGTTGCTGCTGCTCTTCTCTCTGACTCAGTTCAGCGTGGTGAGTGTGATGGCGTACCTCGCCCTTGCCGCTctctccaccaccatcagctTCAGAGTGTACAAGTCCGTGCTGCAGGCCGTGCAGAAGACTGACGATGGACACCCATTCaa GGCGTATCTGGAGCaggagatctctctctctcctgagcaGATCAGTAAATATGTGGAGAAAGTGCAGCTCTATCTGAATTACACACTGAAGGAGCTGCGAAGGCTTTTCCTCGTGCAGGACCTGATCGACTCTTTAAAG ttcgcAGTGTTGATGTGGCTGCTGACATACGTTGGCGCTCTGTTTAACGGCCTCACTCTGCTAATTCTGg ttgtggtgtgtgtgttcacagtgcCACTGGTGTACGAGAAATATCAG aaACAGATAGATCAGTACCTGGGACTAGTGAGAACTCAGGTGAACTCTGTAATGACAAA actgagGGAGAAGGTTCCTGGAGCCAAGAGGAAGGATGAGTAA